GAGCTTGCGAAAGAACTTGGAAGTGATCAGGCGCCAAAATTTATAAATGGCGTACTTGATAAGCTAAAGGACGATCTATGAGGCTCTGTGTCGCACTTGATATGGCTAGCCGTGAAGAGAATTTAGCCCTTGCTCGCGAGCTAAAAAGGCTTGATCTTTGGCTAAAAGTGGGGCTTAGAAGCTATCTTAGGGACGGAGCAAAATTTATAGAAGAGCTAAAAGGACTTGGAAATTTTAAAATTTTCCTCGATCTAAAGCTCTATGATATCCCAAATACGATGGCAGATGCGGCTGAAGTCGTCTCAAAAATCGGCGTAGATATGATAAATGTGCATGCTAGTGCTGGTGAACGCGCGATGAAGACAGTTATGGATAGGCTAGCTGGTCTTGGAAGCCGTCCTTTGGTGCTCGCAGTATCGGCACTTACTAGCTTTAGTGAAAGCGAATTTGACACTGTTTATAACGATACGATCGCAAGAGCTGTTAGAAAATTTAGCCAGATGAGTTTTGAAGCAGGGCTTGATGGAATGGTATGTTCTGTTTTTGAAAGTAAGCTCATCAAAGATGTAACAAATGAGAAATTTATCACTCTTTGCCCTGGTGTTAGGCCTTTTGGCGAGAGTGCTGGAGATCAAAAAAGAGTAGCAAACTTAGTGAGCGCAAAGCAAGAGGGCAGTGATTTTATAGTTGTTGGCAGGCCGATTTATGAAAATGCAAATCCAAGAGAAATTTGCGAAAGAATTTTGGAACAAATTTAAAATTTGAACTTGTGTGAAGTGGTTTTTAACTAAGCTTTTTTACAAAATGTTGCGTGAAGATGATATCAAAGCGAAGTGAGGAGCTAAATTTGAGTGATTTTAAGAAAATCCTCTTGTTGGCTGAGCGGCTAAAGCGTATCTACTAGCACTTGGTTAAGGATATCGCTTTACTAAATGGCGCGGATCATAGCAAGATGTTCGAGTGCACAAAGGCGTTTGGTCGCGGTAGCGATAGGCGTTTTTATATGTTTTATCGTATGATTTGCTACTATGTAAATACGCCGCACCTAGACAAAGCCAAGCTAAAATGGTGGCTTTGGAAGGACTAAATTTATAAATTTTTGTTTTAGATTTTTTATCTAAAGTCTGCAATTACGAAATGTAAATTTAAGCAAGATATCAGCGGCCTTCAATTATAATGCGATTTCTTTTTATGGACAGATGGGTGAGTGGCTGAAACCACACCCCTGCTAAGGGTGCAGCTCTTAATCGGGGCTCGAGGGTTCAAATCCCTCTCTGTCCGCCACTGCTTATAGATAATCATAAATTTTATTATTGTTTAACATTATTTTTTAAATATCTTTATATAAAATTTTTCGCGTTAGAAAATTGCTTACCTAGTAAAACTTAACTATAAGTTTGTAGATTTTAGACTGATGATTTTTTGTGAAATTTATAAGTAAAAATTTTATAGTGATCACACATTTTTTAAAAAATATGATTTTTTTGGTTATATTGTTGTTTCAAACTAATTAAAAATATCTTAAATTAAGTTTTTATTATAAAAAATATTATATTTTGCTTAATTAATTATATTGATAATCAAAAAGCTATTTTTTGATAAAAGCTTATAATTCGCTTTTTACAAACTATTGACATTTGGAATTTATATATTTAATTAATATATTTTTTTCTTAAAAGATAAAATTTCTCATATAAAGTTATATCTTATAAAGATAGTATATAATCACGTAAAAATTTAAATAATACAAAAAATAATAATAAGGAGTAATCTTGGCTAAAGAAGCTGGAGTAGTAAAATTTATTAGTGGCAAGGCGGTCGCTATCGATCAAAACGGAAATGAGAGAGAGCTAAAAGTAGGTGACATCCTTTATATGGGGGAGAGTATCAAGACAAGTGATGCAGCTGATAAAATAACAATTGTTTCAAATAATGGAAAAGAGATTACGATTGTAGGCAATGAAACACTTGCGTTAAATCAAAGCACCATAGGCGCGGAAGGCTTGGCAGATGTTAGTGATTTGCAAAATGCTATTTTAAATGGTGGAGATCTAACAAAACTTGAAGAGACTGCTGCTGGTGGAAACACTGCTGCTGGTGGTGGAGATGGTGTTAGCCTAGGTGATGCTAAATTTGCTGAGGGTGGCCACTATTCAAACATTAATGCAACATATAGAAGTTTAAGTGATACAAACAGAGCTTTTGCATCATACGATAGCCCAATAAGCGGATACAATGGTGGAGAT
This window of the Campylobacter concisus genome carries:
- the pyrF gene encoding orotidine-5'-phosphate decarboxylase, which codes for MRLCVALDMASREENLALARELKRLDLWLKVGLRSYLRDGAKFIEELKGLGNFKIFLDLKLYDIPNTMADAAEVVSKIGVDMINVHASAGERAMKTVMDRLAGLGSRPLVLAVSALTSFSESEFDTVYNDTIARAVRKFSQMSFEAGLDGMVCSVFESKLIKDVTNEKFITLCPGVRPFGESAGDQKRVANLVSAKQEGSDFIVVGRPIYENANPREICERILEQI
- a CDS encoding Pathogenicity locus, giving the protein MVKDIALLNGADHSKMFECTKAFGRGSDRRFYMFYRMICYYVNTPHLDKAKLKWWLWKD